In Desulfobacteraceae bacterium, the DNA window CCAGGGTCGGGGCCACCTTGGTGATCAGGAAGCGCACCTGCTCCATCTCGGCCGAATGGCCGATGAGTTTGCGGGGGCCCAACACGGTCTGGGAATGGCGCAGCAGACGGTTTTCGCGCTCCAAGCTGACCCGCTGGAAGGCCCTTTCGATGAGAATTTCGAGCCGGTCCAGATTGAACGGCTTGGCCAGAAAATCGTAGGCCCCCATTTTCATGGCCTCCACGGCGCCCTCGATGTCCGCGTAGCCGGTGACCATGATGACTTCGACGTTGGAATCGGTCTCCTTGATCTTCAGCAGCAGCTCCAGCCCGTCGCCGTCGGGAAGCCGCATGTCCAGCACGACCACATCGAAGGTCTGCTGCCGCAAGAGATCCTGCGCCTCGCGCACGCTGGCCGCAGTGGTGATGCGCCGCCGGGGGGAGGCCAGTTCCTTCTGGGCCAGGCGACGAATGGATTTTTCATCGTCGACCACCAGGATCTGAATCTCTTCAAAAGGTCGCTCCATGACACTCACCGGTAGCGGGGCAGCCTGACGGAAAAGGTCGACCCGCGGCCCAATTCGCTCGCCACCCGTATCTCTCCGCCGTGCTGCCGGATGATGTTGTAGCAGGTGGACAGCCCCACCCCGGTTCCCTGCCCCGCGGGTTTGGTGGTAAAAAAAGGCTCGAAGAGTTTGGCCATGTGGTCCGGGGCGATCCCGCAGCCGGTGTCGACCACCTCCAGCACCACCTCCTCTTTGCCGCTCTGGGCCGTCCGGAGGGTGATGTGGCCGCCGCTGCGGATGGCATCCAGCCCGTTGAGCACCAGGTTGAGCACCACCTGTTTGAGCTCCGGCGCCACCCCGCGTGCCTGGGGCGATGCGGCGGCCAGGGCCAGGCGGATGGCATCGGCGGGATAGCGCCGCAGCCGGTGCTGGAGCAGCTTCAGGACGTCGTCCACCAGCTGGTTGAGATCCACCCGGGTGAATTCGGCATTCTGCCGCGGGCTGAAGGTCAAGAGGCCCTGCACGATGTCCCGGCAGCGGTTGCATTCGTTCAGGATGGTGGCCACATATTCCTGGAAATCAACGGCCAGGTCCTGGAAGTCGTCCGTTTCCGCCAGGGCCGCCTGCAAGCGCGGCAGCCGGCGCTTCAAGCCTTCGGCAAACCCGCTGATGGCCGCCAGGGGGTTGTTGATTTCGTGGGCCACGCCGGCAGCCAGCAGGCCGATGGTGGCCATTTTCTCGGCGTGGTAGAATTTGGCCTGGTATTCTTTTTCAAGGGTCACGTCGCGCTTTACGATCAGAATGCTGGCGGGTTTGCCGTGGGCATCGCGCAGGGGGCTGGCGGTGATTTCAAATTGGCGGTTTTTGCCCATCAGCGGCAGGATCACCGTTTGGCGGCAGACCTGGTTGGTGCGCTGGGCCTCCAGCAGCGGACACTCGGGGCAGGGGCGGCTGCGGTTGCGAAAGGTGCGGTAGCAGAGGGCGTTGCGGGGGGCGGCGATGGGAAAGAGCTTGAAGAAGCTCTGGTTGACTGTCCGGATCTTGAAATCCAGCGAGACATCGGCGACGATGTCGGTGATGCCGTCCAGGATCGACTGGATCTCCTGGCGCTTGGCCTCCAGCTCGAGGTTGAAGGCCCTGAGTTCACCGATCTTGATCTGAACTTCCTTGAAAAAGCCCAGCTTGGTGTGCCCCAGCCCGACAAGATCTTCAATCGTGGTCTCTTTTTTCATTACCAGGCGTCTTCGCAGATTTGCAGCATGTCCTCCCAGGTGGCGTCGCGCGGGTTGGTCAGCAGGCAGGCGTCGTTGGCCGCCATCCGGCAGACCTGGGGCAGGGTGGCAGGATCGGTGACAATATCGCGCAGGCGGGTGGGGATCTTCAGGGAATGGCAGTAGCCCGCCAACTGATCGATTCCGGCCAGGGCGGTGGCCTCGGCGCTGCGATGGCGTTTGCCGATCACGATTTCACCGATATCGGCCAGCTTGTCGGGGCAGGCCTGCAGGTTATAGCGCATCACCGGCGGAAGCAGCACCGGATGGACCATCCCGTGGACCACATCCAGCATGCCCCCCAG includes these proteins:
- a CDS encoding PAS domain-containing protein, whose translation is MKKETTIEDLVGLGHTKLGFFKEVQIKIGELRAFNLELEAKRQEIQSILDGITDIVADVSLDFKIRTVNQSFFKLFPIAAPRNALCYRTFRNRSRPCPECPLLEAQRTNQVCRQTVILPLMGKNRQFEITASPLRDAHGKPASILIVKRDVTLEKEYQAKFYHAEKMATIGLLAAGVAHEINNPLAAISGFAEGLKRRLPRLQAALAETDDFQDLAVDFQEYVATILNECNRCRDIVQGLLTFSPRQNAEFTRVDLNQLVDDVLKLLQHRLRRYPADAIRLALAAASPQARGVAPELKQVVLNLVLNGLDAIRSGGHITLRTAQSGKEEVVLEVVDTGCGIAPDHMAKLFEPFFTTKPAGQGTGVGLSTCYNIIRQHGGEIRVASELGRGSTFSVRLPRYR